Proteins from a single region of Spirochaetaceae bacterium:
- a CDS encoding PD-(D/E)XK nuclease family protein translates to MNKPNIFKLATGELTQDAFLSWLLQWSENKYAEVDLELYNVGQKFVQFLLDKGDDYIINTVKVERQWSKSKADIVATINNDYFILIEDKTSSGTWKKQLEKHKEFATKHCEKCSLKPVLVYLKTGNESKYTLNWITQQGCRPVVRDEVLAIIKKYNGTNVVLRDFIDYLEWLEKRTVRYTERKYLLSDYVACQGLYLKLQEDIKEASKWKCIYKGKTWCFGYHFKKLVVGKIYIQIENSFAGGISLMIKLEEFDKNKNVLEQVFAGIQKYAQQNGLALIKLARFNPADISTVGKIENAFKFDEQDKLDYAGLLATLEKLERTLDDYTLSKQ, encoded by the coding sequence ATGAATAAACCAAATATCTTTAAATTAGCTACCGGAGAACTAACTCAAGATGCGTTTTTGAGCTGGCTTTTACAATGGAGTGAAAATAAATATGCCGAAGTTGATTTGGAGCTTTATAATGTAGGGCAAAAATTTGTGCAATTTTTGCTTGATAAAGGTGATGATTATATAATTAATACCGTTAAGGTAGAGCGGCAATGGAGTAAAAGCAAAGCCGATATAGTAGCCACTATTAATAACGACTATTTTATTTTAATCGAAGATAAAACAAGTAGTGGCACTTGGAAAAAACAGTTAGAAAAGCATAAAGAATTTGCTACAAAACATTGTGAAAAATGCAGTTTAAAGCCAGTCCTTGTTTATTTAAAGACGGGTAATGAGAGTAAATATACTTTAAATTGGATAACCCAGCAAGGTTGTCGGCCTGTAGTTCGTGATGAAGTGTTAGCTATAATTAAGAAATATAACGGCACAAATGTTGTTTTAAGAGATTTTATTGACTATTTAGAATGGCTTGAAAAACGAACAGTTAGATATACCGAACGAAAATATTTACTCAGTGATTACGTGGCTTGTCAAGGTTTATATTTAAAGCTACAAGAAGATATTAAGGAAGCTAGTAAGTGGAAATGTATTTATAAAGGTAAAACTTGGTGTTTTGGTTATCATTTTAAAAAATTAGTGGTTGGTAAAATTTATATACAAATTGAAAATTCTTTTGCTGGGGGTATAAGCTTGATGATTAAATTGGAAGAATTTGATAAAAATAAAAATGTTTTGGAACAAGTTTTTGCAGGGATACAAAAATATGCTCAGCAAAACGGACTAGCTTTAATCAAGCTTGCTCGGTTTAACCCAGCTGATATTTCAACTGTAGGTAAAATAGAAAATGCCTTTAAATTTGATGAGCAAGATAAGTTAGACTATGCTGGTTTATTAGCAACTCTCGAAAAACTTGAACGAACACTCGATGATTATACATTAAGCAAGCAATAG
- the recG gene encoding ATP-dependent DNA helicase RecG — translation MLINELEQTLNSIKGLGPESAKAFANLGITTIGALLAHYPVRYEDRANFISFKEAAKLDGASVIATVTGSSFIGRGDKTTVKITLKDNFEGTAALLCFGRSFLADKLPAGKKIYLFGQFNLKYNEIQSSSFEFEDYSDNPVNFGKLLPIYGLSASLSQAKLRKFMAAAFELLPEKIDSLLPQQIITGQKFDKDKKSYLHGLHFPINRSEIDEATRFLIAEELFLFTLSLCRKKLLQQQTGRPARNLPLSLMQQGLARLPFSLTASQQAAIQQLLQAAQQGYVMRQLLQGDVGSGKTLVALLTACCYIQAGYQVALLAPTELLARQHAENADKLLRPLGIEVAFLSGNVRSAGRKQLIQQLNDGNIHLAVGTHVLFSNDITYKNLGFVIVDEQHRFGVMQRNRLLSKGADCDLLLMSATPIPRTLAMTMLGELDFASLTELPQGRLAIKTHLASSNNLTKVLNFVKNELNKGHQAYFVYPLIEQSEKDSTEKYDNSDLKIAEEALKELSGSELKDYRLALIHSKLDEEEKRQIMHNFSLGHIDVLLATSIVEVGIDVANATSIVIHNAERFGLAALHQLRGRVGRSNLQSYCFLVYHENLTDDGKERLKALYQNTDGFKIADIDLKLRGPGEFSGLKQAGSFSFKLANLEDEANKALYSTLKPLAEKLLTNPTPLLERYLEWLKQNMLY, via the coding sequence GGGCCCCGAAAGTGCCAAAGCCTTTGCCAATTTAGGCATTACCACCATTGGAGCTTTGCTGGCGCATTATCCGGTACGTTACGAAGACCGCGCTAACTTTATAAGCTTTAAAGAAGCGGCCAAGCTTGATGGCGCCAGCGTGATAGCCACCGTTACCGGCAGCAGCTTTATTGGCCGCGGCGATAAAACCACCGTTAAAATTACCTTAAAAGATAATTTTGAGGGCACCGCCGCCCTGCTGTGTTTTGGCCGCAGTTTTTTGGCCGATAAATTACCGGCCGGTAAAAAAATTTACCTTTTTGGGCAATTTAATTTAAAGTATAATGAAATACAAAGCAGCAGCTTTGAGTTTGAAGATTATAGCGATAATCCCGTCAATTTTGGTAAGTTACTACCCATTTACGGCCTTTCGGCCTCGCTTAGTCAAGCCAAATTGCGTAAATTTATGGCCGCCGCCTTTGAGTTACTGCCCGAAAAGATTGATAGTTTATTACCGCAGCAGATAATAACCGGCCAAAAATTTGATAAAGATAAAAAAAGTTATTTGCACGGACTGCACTTTCCTATTAATCGTAGTGAAATTGATGAAGCCACGCGTTTTTTAATTGCCGAAGAATTATTTTTATTTACCTTATCGCTCTGCCGTAAAAAATTACTCCAACAGCAAACCGGCCGGCCGGCGCGTAATTTGCCTTTATCCTTAATGCAGCAAGGATTAGCGCGCTTGCCTTTTTCGCTAACGGCTAGCCAACAGGCAGCTATTCAGCAACTATTACAGGCCGCGCAGCAAGGTTATGTAATGCGGCAACTGCTGCAAGGCGATGTGGGCAGCGGCAAAACTTTAGTGGCCTTACTCACCGCTTGTTGTTATATACAGGCCGGTTACCAAGTGGCTTTACTGGCTCCCACCGAGCTACTGGCTCGCCAGCACGCCGAAAATGCCGACAAACTGCTACGCCCTTTGGGTATCGAGGTTGCTTTTTTAAGCGGTAATGTACGTTCGGCCGGCCGTAAGCAGCTTATCCAGCAATTAAATGATGGCAACATTCATTTAGCGGTGGGCACGCACGTGCTCTTTAGTAACGATATAACCTACAAAAACTTAGGCTTTGTCATAGTTGATGAACAGCACCGGTTTGGGGTTATGCAGCGCAATAGGTTACTAAGCAAAGGCGCCGATTGCGACCTTTTATTGATGAGCGCCACTCCTATACCGCGCACCTTAGCGATGACCATGCTGGGCGAACTAGATTTTGCCAGCCTTACCGAATTACCGCAAGGGCGTTTAGCCATTAAAACTCATTTAGCTTCTAGCAATAATCTGACTAAAGTTTTAAATTTTGTCAAAAATGAATTAAATAAAGGCCATCAAGCTTATTTTGTTTACCCGCTTATCGAACAAAGCGAAAAAGATAGTACTGAAAAATACGATAACAGCGACCTAAAAATTGCCGAAGAGGCCCTTAAAGAACTTAGCGGCAGTGAATTAAAAGATTACCGCTTGGCCCTTATCCACAGCAAACTGGACGAAGAAGAGAAACGGCAGATAATGCATAACTTTTCGCTAGGGCATATCGATGTTTTACTGGCCACCAGCATTGTCGAAGTAGGCATTGATGTGGCCAATGCTACCAGTATAGTTATTCATAACGCCGAACGTTTTGGACTGGCCGCCCTGCACCAGCTGCGCGGCCGGGTAGGACGCAGTAATCTGCAAAGTTATTGTTTTTTAGTTTACCATGAAAATTTAACCGATGACGGCAAAGAACGTTTAAAAGCTTTATACCAAAACACCGATGGTTTTAAAATTGCCGACATCGATTTAAAACTGCGCGGCCCCGGCGAATTTAGCGGCTTAAAACAAGCCGGCAGCTTTAGTTTTAAATTGGCCAACCTCGAAGACGAAGCTAATAAAGCTTTGTATAGCACGCTTAAACCTTTAGCTGAAAAGTTATTAACCAACCCTACACCATTGCTGGAGCGTTATTTAGAGTGGTTGAAACAAAATATGTTATATTAG
- a CDS encoding VOC family protein: MPNQKINIFLTFTGQAEEAMNFYAANLPQAKITQCVPYGAGNPMMAAGEENFIMHGQLEFMGQTIMFLDMSKQYPAPAFAWSTSIYIDCTDEVEFDAVFAALSKEGSVMMGPESVGDIKKCAWVTDKFGITWQPVWIG; the protein is encoded by the coding sequence ATGCCCAACCAAAAAATCAATATATTTTTAACTTTTACCGGCCAAGCCGAAGAAGCTATGAATTTTTATGCCGCCAATCTGCCGCAGGCTAAAATTACCCAGTGCGTGCCCTATGGCGCTGGTAACCCTATGATGGCCGCCGGCGAAGAAAACTTTATTATGCACGGCCAGCTGGAGTTTATGGGCCAAACTATTATGTTTTTAGATATGAGTAAGCAGTATCCGGCACCGGCCTTTGCGTGGTCAACTTCTATTTATATTGATTGTACCGATGAAGTAGAGTTTGATGCTGTCTTTGCCGCTTTAAGTAAAGAGGGCAGCGTAATGATGGGCCCGGAAAGTGTAGGCGATATTAAAAAATGCGCTTGGGTAACCGATAAATTTGGTATCACTTGGCAGCCGGTGTGGATTGGTTAA
- a CDS encoding GNAT family N-acetyltransferase — translation MNDNLLINKVTANDVEAVNQIFNDAKTFLKSQNIDQWQDSNGYPNSRDVAADITGGEGYVIKLNDKAMAYFALSFAGESTYQVIDGQWLNNNSYAVIHRLAISNDYRGQGIAGQIFKKIEKICLANNCSNIRIDTHKDNKIMQAVLAKAGYKYCGVITLQSRAKRLAYQKILGDI, via the coding sequence ATGAATGATAATTTGTTAATTAATAAAGTAACTGCCAACGATGTTGAAGCCGTTAATCAAATATTTAACGATGCTAAAACTTTTTTAAAAAGTCAAAATATTGACCAATGGCAAGATAGCAATGGTTATCCCAATAGTCGAGATGTAGCCGCCGATATAACTGGTGGTGAAGGTTATGTCATTAAGTTAAATGATAAAGCTATGGCTTACTTTGCTTTAAGCTTTGCCGGTGAAAGTACTTATCAGGTTATTGACGGCCAGTGGCTTAATAATAATAGTTATGCCGTTATCCATCGTTTGGCTATAAGTAATGATTATCGCGGGCAAGGTATAGCTGGGCAGATTTTTAAAAAAATTGAAAAAATATGTTTAGCTAATAACTGTAGTAATATCCGTATAGATACCCATAAAGACAATAAAATAATGCAGGCTGTGCTAGCTAAAGCTGGTTATAAATATTGTGGTGTTATTACTTTGCAGAGCAGGGCTAAGAGACTGGCTTACCAAAAAATTTTAGGAGACATTTAA